gtagaaggtctggcttctgtaattgcttccccgctgaacatgggcgttgactggtcggtccatactcccagtctgcctctctctttccctagtagggtgtgtctctggggaagcggagctccaggacacattggtggggtgttcaatccagggaagcctggccagcatcctgatggcttctggaacctggtgactgaaaagagagttaacatacgaaaccaaacaaattgttgagcaatttttttttttaatagggtaaATCACTTTCTTGCTGAATCCTCATAGTCTATCATCCTTTGTGATATCATTTCTTCATTGTCACAGGAGTGGTCTGTTCAGCCCCTACCCCTCGTTTTGGGAAGGATCCCTAGTCTTGTGAATAGGCCATAGGCTACCTCAAGTGGCAGCAGGCTTGGAGGTGAGAGtgggtggggaaagggagaaggaaatggaTGGCTCCTTGAATTAAGGACACTAGAGTGTCCCCTTTTCCCTCCATAGGGAGAACAGGCTGTGAGGACAAAACTAGGCTGGAAGTTCCCTTCCTTTAGGCTCATATGTGGGATAACAGCACCCTCTGCTGACCTCCCCTGGTATATGTCTAGCTATCAGTGGGGTAAAACCTAAGGCCTTAAAACATCCTTTATCCTAGAAGTGTAACCATGTATAGTGATTATCCACTCCTGGCAGCAATGGATGGCCACACACCTATCTCCAGTTTCACAACCTGGcagtttttattggctagagacagaaattgagggggaagggggagatagaggaggaaaaaacagctgcaacattgcttcactgcttgtgaagctttccccctgcaggtgaggactagggtcttgaacctgggtctttgtgcattgtatcatgcattcagccaggtgtgtcactggcATTCTTGACATAAGTGAACTACGGGATAGTTTGCTGCTACTTTCAATTTCAGATCAGTGGTTATTTTGTTCTGGAGTAGTTACAAATCCCTTTTGGAATATATTCATGGTCATGAACCTCTACTGTGGAAAATGTACACAGTTTTGCCTAAAGATTTGTGAAGTTCTCATCCTCTGCAGTCCATCTTGGCAcatgtgttggggactgaacttgggaacctCCAATGCAGTCCTCTTTGCCACGCCACCCAGCTGCAAAAGTGGGGGTTCTTCCGTCTTGTACTAGGCAGAGGCTGGGTGTGTTGACACAAGGGCTGAAGCGAGTAAATAATCTTCGAGAGGATAGGTGTGTCTGAACCAAAAGAGCCAGAACCCTCAGGCTCTGAACAGTGTCCAACCATCCGTGCTAAAATGAAGCATGGTGGGCTCCGGGGTCAGCAGTGGACAGGCTGAACAATGTTTCAGAATCCTGTTGTAACTTCCGAACCTACAGCAGAAGCAGAAGAGAATCTCCAACCCCAGCGCCCTGATCCTGGCCGCTCAGGGAGCATCGCATGCGCAGCACACCAAGGTCCGCCTTCGGGCGGAACTTTAGTTCCAGGGTCAGCCGCGCACCCGGCCGCGGGGGAGTGTGCTCTACCGGATGTGCCTGCAGAGGACGCGGGGCCGGGATTAGTTTGTGGGGCCGTTGCTGCATCCTGGGTTTAGGATGGAGGCCGTGGCCTCCGCGACCCCGGCGACGGCTGCGAGAGAACCCGAAGGTGAGGGCCGGTCCACGCGGAGGCGGCGGGAGGGGACGACTGTGGGGTCACCGGGACGTCGATCCCTGTGGTCGCGGAGGAGGACTGTTGACGGGGGGACATCCGCCCGGGCTCTCCGCGGCTCCTGGAAACGAGTCTTCCGGGGCGTCCCCGACTCGTCAGCCGCCTTCCTGCCGGCCCTAACCTGCTTGTTTGTTAAAAATTCGGCTGCTCGTGcatgtgaaagacagagagggtgcgggtggtggtgcactggttgagtgcatgtgttacaatgagcaaggaccgggggtcgagaccccagcccccacctgcaggggggaagctgtgTGAgtgtgacgcagggctgcaggtgtctcgctgtctctctccctctctcccccttcctctcaacttgtgtatatccaataaagatttttaaaaagagagagagagagaaccagacatcacacctgTGCAGGTGCTGCagaggatcaaactcgggacctgcCTTACTTGCTGAGCCGCTTCCCGGACCACCCTGACCTGCTTTCCTGCCTTTTTGTTTTCTCCCTTCTTAAATCCCCACCCCTGTGGTTGTGAAGTGGAATCATCACTAGCCAAGAATTAGCAAAACTCGAGGCTGCGGGAGTGTTAGCTGGGCTGATTTACTTTTGCTCACCTGTGTTTGAAGTTTTCCATATTAAAAGGTGTTATTAATAACAtataatgtttattatttattggataaagacagaacttgagaggggagggggatataggaagagagactcctgcagtcctgcttcactgcttgtaaagctttccccctgcaggtggggacctggggctcgaactgggtcttGTGCAGtataacatgagcacttaaccaggtaaaccactgcccagcccctccccccctttttttgtaatttttctatTGAGATTAATTATTTaaagtcagcagtaaatacagttgtttgatATGGATCttccccttttaaaatatttttatttgacttgataggacagagaagttgagaggggtaggcgaaagagaggagacagacatctATAGCATTGCtacaccacttacaaagctttatccctgcaggtgaggaccagaggcttgaactcaggttgttgcacatggtagcatgtgtactcagttGTATCACTACCACCAACCCTGTGTGAACTCAGGGTTCACAGCCCTAAAAAGCTAGCTGTTGAGGAAATAACTTACACTAGGGTGAAGCCTCCTgtgcatgaggtcctaggtttgaaccccagccccACATGGAAGGCACCATGTAAAGCTTGGAGGATAGTGGAGCCGTGCAGGGGGTGTCTCTCGACTCTTTCTTGCAAGAACTAAGGAATGAAAAAAGTGGagctggattcacagtgccagcaccgagtcccagtggtaaccttgaaggcaaaagaaaagaaaagaaagctttgacaatccccactggtttgcttgGCTGCTTGGCTGGGAAGTGAAGAGAAAAATGGAATGCCGGTTACAGGTGTAATGAGTGTCAGAGAGGTGTTGGACACACCTGCCTCAAGGCCTTTGCACTGGCTCTTCGCTCTACGTGGACCTCTTTCTCCGGAACCTCATGGCTTGGTCCTGTGCCACCTCAAGGCTCTATGGAAATGtcacttattgttgttattgctgttgtgttTATAATCACAACCTCCAGCCTAGGAAGTAGCTCATATCTCACCCAGTAGAACTCATAGCTTCACATGTGTGATGCCCTGAGCTTGAGTTTAAGCACCACAGACAGCACTAGGGTACACTTCATGGGTGACGGAAGGGTGTTGTGGtatgtctcccctctgtctctcaccctctctcctctaaaaaataataaaagagagggtCAGGATAGTTGACACTATCCTGtgcgaggacctgagtttgaacccctggcatcacatgggaacacACACGACACCAGGGAAAGGTCATGAATGGTATAGTGCTGGGATGTATCTTCTCTTAATCCAGCGCCTCTGTAATtaagggggggggaatgaagtGGAAAAATCATACAGAGGTGAAGCCCAAGatagaagaatgaatgaatgagaaaaatGGATGGGTGGTTCGGCAGGTGGCACAGCcattcaagtatgaggtcctgagttcgatccctgccagcacatgtaccaaagtgaggtctaattctttctcttatctttctaataaattaataatctttttttgtttgtttttttaatatttattttatttatttattcccttttgttgcccttgttgaataatctttttttttaaaaaaaaaaaggacaagaaggCTGCTCGATGATATGTTTGCACATGCAAGAAATCCTGACaccatgttttaaaataattacattaatgggggtcgggcaatagtgcagtggattaagcacacatggcacgaagcgcaaggactggcagaaggatccggttcgagtccccagctccccacctgcaggggagtcacttcacaggcggtgaagcaggtctgcaggtgtctgtctttctctccccgtctctgtcttcccctcccctctctatttctctctgtcctatccaacaacaacatcagtaacaataataataaccacaacagtagtaaaacaaccagggtaacaaaaaaaaaaaaaaaagggaaaaaatagcctccaggagcagtggatttgcaccgagccccggcaataaccctggaggcaaaaaaaaaaaaaaaagataattacattaaaattgaagctaccaggagtcaggcggtggtgcagtgggttaagtgcaggtggcgcgaagcgcaaggacaggcgtaagcatcctggtttgagcccccggttccccacctgcaggggagtcgcttcacaggcggtgaagcagttctgcaggtgtctatctttctctcctcctctctgtcttcccttcctctctccatttctctctgtcctatctaacaacgacgacatcactaacaaaaataactacaacaatttaaaaaaacaagggtaacaaaaggaaaaataaatattttttaaaattgcagcTTCCCTgcctactactactattattactattactattattgagGAATagagaccagagcgctgctcagctctggcttatggtggtgctgggagttgctgggacttgagagcctcaggcatgacagtctactgcagaaccattatgctgtctccccagcccagctttCCTGCACTCTAACCTCCTCCTCACTTTATTTTCCTGTTtcctatttatttcatatgatgcAGAATTTGTAGCTAGAGGACAAGCTCCCATATCTGGgacactgggaattgaacctggagcctgagACATGGAAACCCTGCACTCTGTCAGCTGAGCTCTTTCCCCAGCCACTTCCCTCTCTGCAAGACTGAGAGAACCACCTAACACATTAtttgtgttgttattatttttcccaTCACACTGAAACCTGAGCTCCGTGCTTAGTGCGGTGGCTCCAGGGCCCAGGACACATGGAGTGACCCCGAGGCTGAGCTCCCAGGCTCTTCCCCTCTACCCCTGTACTAACCaccacccttccctctccccgcagatggcacaaagcccagCCCTGGGCACTGGGGGGAGCTGAACACGACGCCTGACCCTTCCGGGCCCCAGGACCCTGTGGCAGCGGTGGAAGGAGCCTCCGAGCCCCTGGGTGCCGGTGCCCCCTGGGCCGCCAACACGGCCGTGACCGACATGCTGCGCGCCGTGGCCGCCAGCCGGCTGCCCGTGTGCAGCCAGCAGCAGGGTGAGCCCGACCTCACGGAGACGGAGAAGGTGGCCATCCTGGGCCGGCTGTACCGCGACAAGCCTCTGGTGTTCCTGGAGCGCTTCCGCACGGGCCTCCGCGAGGAGCACCTGGCCTGCTTCGGCCACCTGCGTGGTGACCACCGCGCCGACTTCTACTGCGCCGAGGTGGCCCGGCAGGGCGCCGCCCGACCCCGCGCCCTGCGTACCCGCCTGCGGAACCGGCGCTACGCGGCGCTGCGGGAGCTCATCCAAGGTGCGGGGACGCAGAGCAGGGGCGCTGGGGTGCTGGGAGACCAGGACACGGGAGAGgctcagggagagagaaaggacaggcAGTGGGAAGGAtcagaatttacttattttaccagagcactgctcagctctggtttctagtgaaggattgaacctgggacttgaagcctcagacacaagaatctttgtataaccgttatgccGTCTTCCCCACCCtgggtcagatttttttttttttaaatttgcttccaggattatcgctgtggctctgtgctggcactatgaatctaccactcctgatggccattttttttccacatgattggataggacagagagaacttgagaggggagggagagagaaagatacctgcagacctgcttcaccatttatgaaacgactccctgcaggtgggaaactgaggACTCAGACAAGATCCTGAGCGGATCCTCATACTTgggtactatgtgcgtttaatcaggtacactgccacctggcccctatttatttgttcatttatttttaccagagctgagctctggccgttagtggtgccagggatagaactaagGGTGCAGAGCCTTGGAcataaaaatctctttgcataaccactatgttgccTCCCCAAGGCCTCTGGATCAGAATTTTAATAGAGAACAGAAGCACTatgtcaggggccaggtgatgcacctggttgagcgcacattacaatgcacaaggacccaggttggagcccccagtccccacctgcagggggaaagcttcacaagtggtgaagcagtgctacaggtgtctgtctctcttattctctatctctccccttctttcttgatttctggctgtctctatccagtaaataaataaagactaaaaaaaaaaagtaccatctTAGACCAAGGGGCCACGAATGCTGCACCCAGCACTGTGATAACTCGTTACCCATGTGTAAAGCGAGATGCCTACCTCACACCATAAACAAGGGCCTTGACGTACACCCAAGGGAGTCATGTATTATGCCCCAAGGTCAAAAAGGCCTTCATGAACAACAAACATGTCAAggccatgaaaaaaaaacaaacagactttcccacccacccatccctaaGGGCCTTTTGTGCTAATACAGTTTCATTggcactatttatttacttatttttcatcttaaattcagagggagctggggagagagagagagagagaaagagagaaagaaaagacaccctTCCCATGTGCATGGTGtctccccaggtccttgcatatggtaagatGTGTTCTCTATGGTTGAGCTACCTTCCAACCCCACACTGAATTCTTTTTGACTGTGACATAACTAGAAGCATCTTTGTGACCAAAGACACCAAAACTGAATTGACAGATGAGAAGAGCAGTGGCCAGGAAGGGGGCTCAGTGATCAAGCACAGAACTCACATGTATaaggcccaggttcagcccccagcaccacatatccTGGGGAAGTGCTTTGATCTATCTCTCTAAAAACTGGTTTATAAAATGGAGGTTGGTGGGGGGAGGTggttggcaaaacagctcacttgggtagtgcacctgtttatttttaatattcatttatttattcccttttgttgcccttgtttttttattgttgtagttgttgttattgatgtcgtcattgttggataggacagagaaatggagagaggaggggaagacagagaaggggagagacagacacctgcagactcactgTGGGAGAAATGTAAACTGTGCCCCTAAGCGCTGTAAAACATccgaaatttaaaaaaaattaatggggaaGGAAAGAGCTAGTGATACAGGACCAGCTAAGATTCTGGTCTCCAGTAGGTCctgcagtggataaggtattggagTCTTATCTTTGAAACAtggggtccagagttcaatccccaccatagcaagtgccagagtgatactctggtgggTGTGTTCGTTCacgctctctctttttctctcctttagaAACAATGTAGACTAGCagagagtagacagcataatgtttatgcaaacagactctcacgcctgaggctccaaagtcccaggttcttcttcttctagcgtttgcccttctttcgtagccagtcaacagcatcaggttgagcctgatgtaaagtttcaagacctcctttgaatctggagaggtggcagtcgttgactatgtgggtcatagtctgtctgtagccgcaggggcagttcgggtcgtctctggctccccagcgatggaacatagcggcgcaccggccatggcctgttcgatagcgattgaggagggcccagtcataacgtgctaggtcaaagccgggtggacgcttgcaggggtctgtgatgaggtgtttgttctttacctcagctgactgccagctctgtttccaagagtctggaacagagaagttcagtgtaggtgtaggggaccagattggatgacgagacgtcaagcattggacagggtgggcgaagatatccacgtatattggcaggtccggtcgagcgtagacgtgggaaatgaacttagatgatgccgcctcccgacgaatatctggcagggcgatgttgctaagaactggcagccatggaaccggggtggaacggatggttccagaaattatcctcatggaggaatataatttggaatcgaccaagtggacatgggggctacgaaaccatactggggcacagtattctgcagtggaatagcataatgccagagatgatgatcatagtgtggaagcgctcgcgccccatgaggagctggccagtcttgcaatgatgttattcctcgcgcccacctttgctgcagtttttatgagatgtttgtgaaatgacagagtgcgatcgagagtaacgccaagatagactggctgggcttcatgccggattctcgtatcgccaagctgcacattaagctcccaggttcaatcccctgcaccaccataagccagagctgaactgtgctctggttaaaagataaaaaaaataaaaataaatgtaggtAAGGAAAAGACTGtagtgaaagagatacagaaaggggtgtttgggcagtagtgcaacaggttaagcacacatggcacgaagtgcaaggaccggcgtaaggatcccggttcgagcccctagcttcccacctgcaagggagttgcttcacaggtggtgaagcaggtctgcaggtgtctgtctttctttcctcctctctgtctcccctcctctcttcatttctctctgtcctgtccattaacaatgacaataataacaacaacaataaataagggtaacaaaagaggaaaaagggcctccaggagcagtggattcatagtgcaggcactgagccccagcaataaccctggaggcaaaaaaaaaaaaaagagagagagagatacagaaagggaaCAGAGATGAAAGAATGAGTGATGTAGTGTTAGATGACAGAGACAATGTAGGAGAGACATGGGTAGAGATACAGGAGGTAGAGAGAACAAGGATAAAAGAAACTGGGACAGGGTGACATTCAGAACCAGGGAGGAGGGGGGATGAAAAGAGAAcacagagagtcaggtggtagcgcagcgggttaaacgcacatggtgcaaaacgcaaggaccagtgtaaagttcctggtttgagcccctggctccccacctacaggaaagtcgcttcacaggtggtgaagcaagtctgcaggtgtctatctttctctccccatctctgtctttccctcttctctgcatttccctctgtactgtccaacaacaacgatatcaacaacagcaacagtaataactacaacaatgaaacaacaggggcaacaaaagggaataaataaatatgtttttaatactttattttattatttacttattcattcccttttgttgcccttgtagttattattgttgtagttattattgttgtcatggttgttggataggacagagagaaatggagagaggaggggaagacagagagggggaaggaaagacacctgcagacctgcttcaccgattgtgaagcgactcccctgcaggaggggagccgggggctcgaaccgggatccttacaccggtccttgcactttgcaccacgtgcgcttaacctgctgcgcttctgcccgacccccaataaataaatattttttttaaatcttgggcagggggaggtagcataatggttatgcaaacagactgtcaagcctgaggctccagagtcccaggttcaatcccctgcaccaccataagccagagctgatcagtgctcttaaaaaaaaaaaaactttttttaaaaaaaagagaacatggagatgtcgggcagtggtgcacctggttaaactcacacaGTGCAGTGCACAGGACTGAGAttcaaggccctgttccccacctgcaagaggaaagcctcacaagtagtgaagtagagctgtaagtgtctctgtctctctccctctctttctccccctctcagtttctgtctctatccaataataaatacataattaaaaatatttttttaaggggctgggtgttggtgcacctgttgagagcacatgttacagtgtgcaaggatccaggttcaagcccccggtccccaatgcagggggaagctttgcaaatggtaagcactgttgtaggtgtctctctgtctctctccctttctatcacccccttccctctcgatttctggctgtcactatccaataaaaaaagataataaaaagaaatttttttaaagagagagagaatatgatagAAGATACCAGAAACTAAGGAATAGTAGCATGAGGAGAGGGCAAGATggaggacaggacagggagagcCAAAGACCCTGTGGTGTCTGCAGAGACCACAATTCCTAGCATTCTCACCCTGACCTCACAAGTCAAGGCTTGGACCAGTAACAGTATGGACTCGAGCCTGTTTGACTGCAGCCTGTTACCTGAGGGATAGAACCAGCCCACAGGAGAGATGCACAGGACTGGGTCTCAGGGTGGCCGCAGAAAGGAGCCTTCCAGGAAGCCAGGAGGTCTGGGGTCTGAGCAAGTGCTCTGTCTCGCCTGATCCTGCCCTCACCAGAGCCACCTTCGCAGGGTTGTACAGTTACCTGCCCAGCAGtgtccaggtgtctgtctgtacCAACAGCCACACTGGGCCCCGGCCAGCAGACACACATCCGGCATCCCACACACGACACCCGCCTGCCTCATCCTCCTGCACACAGCCTGTCTCACAGGTACCCTGGGAGGTGTGCTGCCCCCGCACACGCACACCAATGGGCGACCGGCCCAGGCAGCACACATGCTCGGGCCAGGGTGTACACAGGCCTGGCAGCACACACATGCTTGGACACGTGCAGCTGCGGGCCCAGTCACGCACCCAGGCCTCACGACACAACATGCACAGACGCCTGTGCTTACGTGTCTGTGGCTCCCTGCAGACGTGACCACACACAGGCAGACATATCTGCTGGGGCTCCTTCACCCCACACCCAGCCAGCCTGTACCCTCTGCAGGGGGTGAGTACTTCAGTGACGAGCAGATGCGCTTCCGGGCCCCGCTGCTGTACGAGCAGTACATCGGGCAGTACCTCACAGAGGAGGAGCTCAGCGCCCGCACTCCGGCCCCCCAGCAACCCCGGCCCGGCTCCCCCAGCACACCCGCCTGCCCGCTCTCCGACCTGCTGCTCCAGTCCTACCAGGAGCGGGAGCTGCAACAGCGGCTGCTTCagcagcaagaggaggaggatgcctgcctggaggaggaagaagaggaggaggacagtgATGAGGAAGGTGAGGACCAGCAGCAGGGATGCCCAGTCCGGGGGCCCCCTCTGTGAGCACTGTGACATCCCTCACCCACCTGGCTCTGTTTCTGACCCCCCCACACTGCTCCAGCACCTCTGTCCCCCCCCCAACACTAGGTGATTTCCCCAGCCTCTGAGCCTCTGCTCACACTGTCCCCTCTGCCAGGACCTGACCCTGTCCCATAGCCTTGGAGCACTGGATTGCCACATGTTTGCTATGCACCCTGGGAGGGCAGGGACCAGGCCAGCTTGGTCATCACTGTGCCCACAGGGCCGCTCAGCACTCAAGGGAGGCAGGGCAGGACCTCACCACAGCGCCCTCACAGgcttgtctcccccacccacagaCCAGAggtctgacagagactcagagacctGGATCCCTGACTCTGAGGAGAGGCTCATCCTACGGGAGGAATTCACCAGCCGGATGCACCAGCGCTTCCTGGACGGCAAGGATGGGGACTTTGACTACAGGTGCTCCCTGCCCCCATCTCTCACCCCAGTGCGCCCCGCCCTGGCCTTCTAGGGCCCGTGCCCCTCTAAAAGGGAGGCCCCTTCCAGGGAGGGGGGGTTAGAAGGCCTGGAACACTTTCCAGATCATGGGCCCTAGGGTCAGAGCCACC
The DNA window shown above is from Erinaceus europaeus chromosome 2, mEriEur2.1, whole genome shotgun sequence and carries:
- the CCDC97 gene encoding coiled-coil domain-containing protein 97 isoform X1, with the translated sequence MEAVASATPATAAREPEDGTKPSPGHWGELNTTPDPSGPQDPVAAVEGASEPLGAGAPWAANTAVTDMLRAVAASRLPVCSQQQGEPDLTETEKVAILGRLYRDKPLVFLERFRTGLREEHLACFGHLRGDHRADFYCAEVARQGAARPRALRTRLRNRRYAALRELIQGGEYFSDEQMRFRAPLLYEQYIGQYLTEEELSARTPAPQQPRPGSPSTPACPLSDLLLQSYQERELQQRLLQQQEEEDACLEEEEEEEDSDEEDQRSDRDSETWIPDSEERLILREEFTSRMHQRFLDGKDGDFDYSTVDDNPDFDNLDIVARDEEERYFDEEEPEDAPSPELDGD
- the CCDC97 gene encoding coiled-coil domain-containing protein 97 isoform X2, which translates into the protein MEAVASATPATAAREPEDGTKPSPGHWGELNTTPDPSGPQDPVAAVEGASEPLGAGAPWAANTAVTDMLRAVAASRLPVCSQQQGEPDLTETEKVAILGRLYRDKPLVFLERFRTGLREEHLACFGHLRGDHRADFYCAEVARQGAARPRALRTRLRNRRYAALRELIQGGEYFSDEQMRFRAPLLYEQYIGQYLTEEELSARTPAPQQPRPGSPSTPACPLSDLLLQSYQERELQQRLLQQQEEEDACLEEEEEEEDSDEEDQRSDRDSETWIPDSEERLILREEFTSRMHQRFLDGKDGDFDYSGRQPRLRQPGHCGPG